One Citrus sinensis cultivar Valencia sweet orange chromosome 5, DVS_A1.0, whole genome shotgun sequence genomic window, CTGTAAAATGCAAgtgaaaattgtaaaatacagTGAGATTAggtgaaaattataaaatgcaGTAAGACATTTGATTAAAACTGTAAAATACAGGAATATGTgcgaaccgaaccaaaccaaaccgaaccgaattttagaaccgaaccgaaccgaaccaaaatatttcggttcggtttggttcggttctAAAATTCGGTTCGTGTTCGGTTTGAGTTTTTAAGAACCGATTGGTTTCGGTTCGGAgcccgaaccgaaccgaaaaatgcccacccctactggTGACGTGAGGAGTAGAACCCAGCTGGAGGTGTGCCCAAACTCTGGCGAAATCGACGGTGATGGTGATGGGTTTTTGGCCGTGAATTTTTGAGGTTCAAACGGCGGCGTTCCAGTTGTTTTCCGGCAACGAGGACGGCTGGGTTATGACGGTTGGCTTCCAAGCTTCAGATCGGTACCAAGCGCGGCCGGTGAGGTGGCCGGAATAGCGAGATCCGTCCGGGTCAAGGTTGCGGGTCGGGTCGAATCCGGGTCAAAATCGGGTGAACTCTCTTTTTATCTCTCTCTCACGTGCCcctctttctttccttttttggaAACCAGCTTCCCCTTTCCATTTATAGAAACtggcttctttttcttttttttgcacttaagcttaatacaaattaagctAATACCAGACCCATGACGAAAATAAAATCCGACTACTCGAGCTTGTAATCGCGCTCAATTTATCTCGATTTAATGTtatgacaattattttaaaattaatatcgaagaggaaaaattaaatcatacacTTAATTAGGAAAAATCAAAGTGCAAATGTTACATATacacttatttttccacaaatATTCTCCTCAATTTATCAGGTACAGATTCTGGAAGCAAAATCCATGGAAATGCTGGTAAAAAAGTAGCTTGCGGTAAGTATATAGACCATAGAATAATCAATTATAAGCtcacaaaacaaatatatatatttttgttgcaATTGGTGTGCTCAAGAACCCAAGCAACCCCGAATTGCAGACCAAGATCTTTGAATCAAACCAATCAAGATGCTTTACGAAAATGGATCAAGATTAATGAAAATCAAGAGTAAGCAGTGAAAGGATCAAGAACAAGATGattaacgtggttcagctGATTTGCATCAGCCTATATCCACGGAGAAACAATATGATCAGCTTGTATTAATTATCAAGAAGAATTACAGAGCTTTACAGAGCACATCACATAGATCAAGAAGATTCAAGATATGACCTCAACTTCTCTCTATATAGCTCTCAGCTACCCCCCTGTGTTACACCAGAAATCAGCTGTTTTAACAGCTCTGCAACTGACTTAACGAAGCCCAGAATCTCACGTGACATGCACGTATAATAACAGATGTTAACGGCCTGGTTTGAGCACGTGTAAGGCTTGTGATCTATTAAAGCTGAAACGGCATTTCGTTAGGTCGTTTAAGAGAGTAATTATAAGACCCGTCAAAACGCCATTTTCTATGCCGTTTCGCTTAAACAAACCCAGCCCCTAAACGCAACCATTCAATGTCGTTTTGATCAGTTCTGATTTGATCCTCCACCTAGTTCTCTGTTACTTATACATAAATTATGGTGGTAGGTTTTggcttcttttattttccaagTTCCAACACCAacttcatatatataattgtttcTCCTGCTATTTTCCTTGGAATTTGAAGCCTACTACCACCTAAATGGAATGTTCTGGATCTGGCTGAAGGTGATATGCTTCTTCCAAggcttttcattttcatgacAGTTAGGTTGGTTTTGGTAATGATATATCGCATACGTACGTGGACGTGGGGTCTCTCCAGAAggatgaattaaatttttctactAAATTGTTGCTGTTTTTTGTTAAAACGAATATGtcactaaaataaattaaattttaatatattaaacattaagtttttttttttttttttttaaagaggtAGAGAGGTGGATAAATTCTTTATCAACGAAGTTACAGACTTACAGCTGATATTTTCATACAGTACTAACTCCTGTTCAATAACCTCTGTTATATATCATAACTTCAGGGAAAATAGATAAtgcagaagaaaaagaagaaaaactagACCAAAGTTTCAAGATGAAaaattcttctctttctttatatattcatCAACTGTATCAATCACTCTCAAGCACAAGGTCAGATGTACTAAACTTTATTGAACGTCGTATATTATCTACTTATTAATATACAGTCCAAAGAGAGACCGTTCATGGTATGTGAGCAATGTAGCCTGCAAAGacgaataaattataatttaatgattaGTAATCATTAATTCACTAACATGTACATCTGTCGACTAAACATCTCAAACCAAGTGAAAGAaagttattgtgtaataactcATTGTTATAGTTTGGGAGGATGCCAAAAGTGGCCATTTTTTCCCCTAACTTGTGAGTCAATCGATCTTGGAGTCGGAGGGGCTTGTTTGGTTTCAAGGACAATTTTCAAGTCCGTATTCAATAATAAGCTACAATGGTAAAAGAAGGCCAAGCTTGAAGCTCTTCAAGATTGTCCATAAAAGGCAACTCAAGTTGTTGTCTGAGGTTGGTAGCTCTCTCAACTACAATATTATTGACTAATCAAATGCAATTATACCAAATCAGATGATGTCATCAAGGAACACTACGagaaaaaatgttatttttgaGGACAAATACCCTTGAAAATACATAAGTACCctcagaaaaaattatttatgaaaaagtcCCGTCGTCAACCGTAGTTGTATTAAATCGCATCGGACAAACACAATTTCCAAtgagttgtgaaaaaaatatattttattttcaacgGCAACATCGTCAGAAATAGCATCAATTGCCCTCGGAAATAACTTCtatgaaactaaaaaattacatatttctAATTACATCTTGCCCTTggaaataccaaaaaaaactGTCGAAAACgttcattctttttttcaatatttcctttatttattcttatttaaccTTTCATTTgcaataattgttttattttatttacttggtttcttttaaattaatataatttgaatCTGATTTATTGAGAATATAGAacataaaatagtaaaataaaagctCAACATAACCAACAATATAATATACTACAAAATACAATTTCTGCAGTTTCATTGAATATTTCATAGAAATCATATCCTTGGTACCAATGGAAATACAACCAAATCTCTTCTGATAATATTCTTTTGCACAAAAGCGTCCTAGATGTTAGTGCACTTGCAATCAAATGTCAATCATCCTCTGAAAAGCCATCTTCATTCTTTGAAACATTTTCATCACCGGCAATTTCTCTATCCTCATCCTCATCTTCATCTAGTAAAACAATATCATGAACAAAGTAAGAAAAGGTGAGAGAAACTGACTTGAGTGTCTAGCCTAATTTAGGTTTAGTTTGCACTTGCCCACGGAATTCACTCCCTTTTGTTAATTAGAAAGCAAAACGGAAAACTTTGTTTCATATCTTTCCCTTTCTAGGCAACCTTACAGAAAACATGAAGCAACCACACCCATACGATACAAAAGCAGAAACATTTATATCAACAGTAACCAAAACCTTTTAATCCAAAATGTTGAAACGCATGAATGATTAACTTAAACAAACCTTTCATTGTGTTCAGTAATTGATGTTGATTGAGAAGTGAAGTGATTACAATGCCTAACCATTTACACAAATATGCATCTCAATCAAAGGATTTGTAGTGTAACAATAGCCGTAGAtattgtttgtcattatttaTAATGAGAAATAGTTCAATAGCAgatcaattattataaataaactaaaaaaaattcttcaaaccataaaattaaacttcACAGGCtacatgataataaaatatttcagcAAAGATCAGTGAGAGATAGATTATACCACATTCATTGTTCAGACTATTTTTGGAAGGATCCTAAGGAACCACACTATCATAATCATGATCACGGCCATTTAGAACGTTCACACTTTgtcaattaaacataaaactagtTAGAATATGTCATTAAGCAAAAATAATCCATATATAATTCGTAAGACGAGCTAAAATCTTCTACAAAGCAAGTACTTACTACTCTGTCTCATGTCCATACGACCAGCCTTGCATAACAACATAGTGTCTGCAACCTTTGCACgaagaaatattttagaaatatacCTATGCCTGATAGTGAGTACAAGTGAAATGAATCCTAGAAGCATCATCTCGACAAGAATTGCATGTCAAAAGCCACATAAGCATCACACTACAAAGAAAATGCATGATTAATTTCCATTTAATGGTCAAAATAAGAATTGCATGTCAAAagtcaaagaaaaaaagaaaacttgaattAGGCTATACAAAGTAACCTCTGTAAAATTTGTATGCCGCCCCATTACTTTTTTGGCCGAAAAACTGCAAGTATCGATCACGTTCTATTAAAACGGTGCCATAAAAGATACAAGAATTGAGGCTTTATcgcacaaaaaataaatacaatcaTCTACGaaacaatataaaaactaTAAGGGAAACTGACACCCTTCAAtataaggttttatttttcatttggatCAAAATTAGCTATAGTAGGTAAgtctaatttaatattatataaaagttGTAAATctaacttaaatttaaaagtcaattgaagaattgaaaGTTACctgtaatttatattattagtctaAGATTGCCATCAACTAATGTGGATATATTTGCTGCCAGTAATTTGACTACATGTCTTTCTCAATGCTCTTTGATCTAgggtttctaaaattttttatgtgttgTACGTGCATAATCATTCTTAGGTGCGGCCGCCCTCATTTTTCGTAATGCAGACGTGCTCTTAAGTCATGCAGTTTAAGAGAGTTAAAGCCCAACTCTCTTAAACTCCATAGTTTAATAATGTGcctatattaaaaagaaaaatgaaaatgcccAAATTAGAgaatgactatatatatatatatatatatatatatataattagcaAGTTGATACTTACATATCGCTTAATAACATCAACAAGCATCACgagtttaaattttgagaattacAAATTTTACGTTTGAGGCCTCATAATTCATGTTTCAATCTTCCAAATCCACGTATGCAAGAAGGTAATTTAAGCAAAACGAGGGGAATTAGCACATGCGGTGCTTGAAGGTTAGGATACAGTCATCAAAGGTGTACATGCAGTACAATTACTAACAACACAAGTGGGAACCAATGCTGTGTACTTGTTCGCCCCATACGCTTAGGTTCGCCTATATAAGCATAGCATTAAGTCCCTTCACCTAAATCCGATGCATATTAAAGAGAGACGATTGGAAACATCATCTCTCACTTACTTTATTTCCATTTGATAATGGAGAGAACAGCTTCAATCAAGTTGGTAGCCCTTTTAGCTGTTTTATTCTGTAAGAgtctttaatttcaactgGAATCATAAGAGTTATAGTTTGTTAGCCAATTACTTAGTAATCAGACAATTGAATGTTAATTCATGGCTAGCTGCTGCATGCGCGCAGGTTTTGTCAATGCAACCAAATCAAGAGGAGTGTGAGTCTATACATACTGTGATTAATTGCTACTCAAGATCTGGTGGACAAATAATCTACTTTGCACGTTTAGTTTATAGTTTATTCCTCTAACTGATTCTGTTTCTTGTTCCTTCCATATTGGTATTGGTCGACGGATCACATAGCCCAACGGTGAAAGCAGTTGCTTATGTTATTAGCAAATGGGGTCCCAAGGGAATTCTCCATTTTAAACAGGAAGGAGatggtaatttaattactaattaattttagttgatTCTGAAACTTGTTGCcctttttatttcatttctaaaatctaaattaactaatttcgCTGCTCgtttgtttgttgtttttttattttttatcttttcccCTATTGTTCCAGGCCCAACAACTATAAAGGGGACACTCTATTACCTTTCGCAGGGTGCTCACGGATTTCATATACACGTCTACGGGGACATGGCCCATTTCTGCCAGTCAACTGGTATGGCCTCTTGAAACACATACGTAAACTGGGGGTAATCAGGATTTGTAAACTTGTGGCGGAACCAGCAATTTAGTTTTACGAGAGATATAACGTAAAacttgtgaaaaaaaatagggggacaaaacattaaatatgcttaattagaaattggtaaaatttcaattaatcctttatttttctgaatggtttaatttcttaatcCTTTATGCTGTAGCTCCGCCcttattatatcattatttCCACATCTGTTTGCAGGCGATCACTTTAACCCATTTCGCAAACATCATGGTGGCCCAGAGGATTGGATTCGTCATGCCGGTGATTTAGGAAATATCTATGTTGGTTTTGATGGTACGTATGTGTTGCACATTTTATCATACTCACTTTTGCCGATTATGTATGGTGAGTGATATTTGTCGATGTGGTTCAGGTAAAGCCAAGATCAACATTGTTGACAAGCATAAGCTGGTACTTTTTCACATAATCATTCTCAGGATGGACGtccttattttataaaatgccGATTTAGTGGTTTTCtacattttaaaagatttttataaaatttaatacaacATTGTAAAATGTTAAATCTACATTTTAAAGGTACCGACGTTTGCACCGGAGAATAGACTCATGTTCGTATCGTTCTATGTTCATGAACTTGACTAATGATATTTATCGCTTCACTGGTCCAATTTATACAATTGCAGATTCCTCTTGTTGGGCCAAATTCCATTATCGGAAGATCTGTCGTGATACACGACAAGCATGATGATCTTGGCAAGGGTAAAATAGAATTATCAGATCATCATCAAGTTTTgaaaggaatttttttttttttttcctaagtAGAGGGTTGAGTAATTAAGCCATCTATAGCAAATTTATGTGTCAAGCTTCGTTTTGGCCGAAGCAAAAATCTATAATTAGTCATGAGTACGTTTTTTCTACCCTTATCTGCATCCTATTTATGAATGTCCTTCTGTTCTGTAATAGTTGGAAATTACCACAGCAAAAAGAATGGAAATGCTGGTGACAAAATAGCTTGTGGTAAGTATATATACATACTGGAATAATTTGTTAGAGGGTGCGTTAAGTAATTTCACGAGTTATGTTATCGAGCTAGTgattattaatcattaatttataatttatttgtcttAATTTGCAGGCGTCATTGGTCTCCAAGCATGAATGGTCTCGGTTTGGACTCTATATTATAAATACTTTATCTGATGTTGAATAAAGTTTAGTTAATATGCTTGAGAGTGACTTGATAAGAATGTTATCTGGAATAAGATCAGCTAAAACTTTGTGGTGTATTTTTTGGTTGGATGGTTTTGTTATGATCTCTCATCTTAAGAATTTGGTCTAGTTTATATTCTACAACCGAGGTAATTGAACATTAACATAGTTTAAGCTTCATAATTATCGGATGAGGTAGTAATGGTATGAAAATGTTTGTTGTAATTGAGACAATAGAAAAGTTTGTTGATATACCATTATTTTGACGAAATTACAATTCGAAGaggtggtgatgatgatgatgatgatatgtacatatatatatatatatattttttttttttccagaaaGATTTTTCGGAGTATGTGAAATTTTGTGACAAACGAATTTGTCCATTAACTCTTTGATAAGTATTAACTTGGCTAATGGCTACGATTTTGGAACGTAATCTGCAATAAATCACTACAAAtcttttggatgaatttgGAATTATAACTAGCAAGACCGTGTTTAATAAAAACAGTGCGCCGAAACTATAAAACTTAGAATTATTGTAATGATCCCAACAGATCTAACATTCATCTGtcgaaaaatataataataattatactaattataaaattcatcatcCTATAAATGAATATCATATAGTTAGGAAACGAATTGTCGACCAATGAGGGGATCCAAATTGGTAAAATTTCAATTCggtcttttattttgtttaatctgTGGCATAGCGGATTCTCAATCAGGTGATCATTTTAATCCATTCGGCAGACAACATGGTACCAAAGCGGATTCTTGCCCGGTCTGGACCCGAACAATGTGGGCCGGGTAATATCTGGCCTGGGTATGAAGACGGGCCGATCCTagatattatttgataaactcgAGGCTCAGTTCGAAAcctagattttttaaaaaaatattataaaatatatattattttaaatatttatatttgtttaattcatcTGTTACATATAtgtaaagttttaaacatttacagtttatatttttatgtctaatttcattgaaataaatttaaaaattatataattataaaaaacttaaaaaatatacatttataatattaaaaagtataaaatttgAGTACTCGGATTAAAACCCGGCCCGAGTGACTAAAAATGACATCCGGACCGGATTCGAGCATTACGATACCCGAACCTGGGTTTTGCCAACCCTACATCATGCTGGTTGTCAAGATCGGTGTCTGTTCTAGATATTCAAACTTTgaatatcaaattcaaacttctagatattcaaactttgaatatcaaattcaaaattctagatattcaaagtttgaattttgaattttgaaaaataataaataattgaaaaaaaatacgtGAATAATAGCCAAgattttggctataaatagaggggtTCATTCCCTCATTTGATCATCCAATTTTGAGAAgagttttcttgtattttagAGAGTTTAGAGACCTTGAAATTATAAGCTCTTATTATAGTGATTTGAgtgtttgggtgtattgggttttgggtagtgagctaaaatactacaatacttgtaacttcttttcactagtaaaatattttccttctgtcttcgcccgtagacgtaggctaaaagccgaaccacgtaatttctggtgtcctcttttgtgcttgttctttatttttcttccaatttcattttaactgcgtgtctgcttcacctatcaattttcttaacaatggtgggtgaagcagacacgcagctaaaatgaaattagaagaaaattaaagaacaagcacaaaagaggacaccagaaattacgtggttcggcttttagcctacgtccacgggcgaagacagaatgtaaatattttactattgaaaaggagttacaaatattatagtattttagctcactactCAAAACCCAATACACCTAAACACTCAAATCAGTAGAATAAGAGCTTATAA contains:
- the LOC107176236 gene encoding superoxide dismutase [Cu-Zn]-like isoform X2; amino-acid sequence: MERTASIKLVALLAVLFCFVNATKSRGVPTVKAVAYVISKWGPKGILHFKQEGDGPTTIKGTLYYLSQGAHGFHIHVYGDMAHFCQSTGDHFNPFRKHHGGPEDWIRHAGDLGNIYVGFDGKAKINIVDKHKLLEITTAKRMEMLVTK
- the LOC107176236 gene encoding superoxide dismutase [Cu-Zn] 4A-like isoform X1 is translated as MERTASIKLVALLAVLFCFVNATKSRGVPTVKAVAYVISKWGPKGILHFKQEGDGPTTIKGTLYYLSQGAHGFHIHVYGDMAHFCQSTGDHFNPFRKHHGGPEDWIRHAGDLGNIYVGFDGKAKINIVDKHKLIPLVGPNSIIGRSVVIHDKHDDLGKVGNYHSKKNGNAGDKIACGVIGLQA